DNA from Eucalyptus grandis isolate ANBG69807.140 chromosome 5, ASM1654582v1, whole genome shotgun sequence:
AATCctcatcttttgaaatcttaAACCCAATTCGTTCACTCACTGAAGATGAATTGAGTAAAATGTCGAGCTATCACCTTTCTTGTAAATTGTTCATTAAAGGAGGAATAGAGAAGTTACCAGAACTTAAGAATCTACCCCAACAACTAAGAAAGCTCATCTTATTGCATTCCCAACTCAAAGAAGATCCAATGCCAACACTAGAGAAATTGAATGACATGGTTGTTCTCCAACTGATGAATAGGGCTTTTGTGGGAAAGGAAATGGTTTGCTCTGCAGGAGGCTTCCCTCAACTCAAGCATCTAGTTCTTCATGATCTGCCAAATTTGGAGGAGTGGAGGGTCGCTGAAGGAGCCATGCCTCATCTTTCTAAATTAGGGGTCAGCGGTTGTCCCAAATTGAAGACGGTACCTGGAGGAGTCTATGAATATGACAGTTCTATAGGTGACCATTTCTTTTCTCGAGATGAACATTTGTTTCAGCAAGACAAGCATTGGCAGCAAATTGTCATGACGAGGAGTTTTCTCATCAATGTGAGTATCGCTCCACTTCTTGCTAGAAGAATTAATGTGAGGGATTTAGTATAATGACTGAAAATGGAAACTTGATGTGAAAGAGTGATGTGTCAGCGAATATTGTTAGGTGTTGGAATAGGACTCACTTAGTTAAAACATAATTATAGTTTATGTTATTACTTTGTATAGATTTGGTATAGGACTTTGTATAGATTTGGTATAGGAAAACCATAACTTACGTAACATTACTcctaattaatatatatttagatcgtttttcaaaattttattcataacattaatttatgaagaaattatatGAGTTTTTGTGATCGAGCCAACTTGAACTATTTTCCATTAAGACCCATAAAAATTTGCTCGAAATTAGGGTCACTTGCATAGATTAACCACTAAACTTAACCATAGGGGTCTTGTGCGTATCTCGTGTCTATACCCCTAGATTATTAATATATATCTCAATAACAAATATTGATGTTGCGAGTAAAATGTTTAAATGTGCCGCACATGTGACCCTGGATTATAGTAATGATTCATAATAAATTACCTCCACAATTTACTTAGAAAGGACAAATAATTATTCTGAAAGGCCGTCCAGGGAACCTCCTCTATAATAAGAAGTATCGTAATATTTCTGAACAGAATTTTTAATTAGCTAATCAGTGATCATGGCATTTTGGATCCAATCTATATCTATGCAGTTGGAGCAATCCGAGATtttctactctctttttttttcggtcgatTTACATAGTTGGCAATGTGCTGTCTATTCTCTGTTCCACCATAACACTACTATTTATTGCTCGTTTCCCGCCCTCCTTTCTCTATTCATCGTTTCTCTAGTTTAATCATAACTCCTTTATGTGGCAAAATAAATTTGCTTCACTTCAgaaatattgattaattatataaaatattgaaattcaagttTATATCATAATTATAATCATCTAATAATATGTTCATATCAAGTTGCATTTATGCTTAAATATATCATACaccatttttcatcaaataattcatgaattacATCCAGTTAATTAAAATCATTGGTATGGGACATGAATATTGCTCAATCGTTTTTCATGCCTAATTAATTGAAACCTTTTGAGTGCAGGAGATCCAAGAGTTAAGAGAGTATTATGGAGGTTTTCCTACAGGTAAACTACAGATCACTGAGTAATTAGCATTTTTTAGAATGTATAAGGAATTGATATATAAATGTCTTAGCATTTCTTTTGtaagaaattctctctctctttttctcatgCAGCGGAGGAAGAGAAGCTGAAGAGCAAGCGAAGAGCACTAGACTTCGTACTGGGGAGAACTCTTTGTTAATGCGAGTTTCAATCTATATTTACTTGGGTCGGGGTAcgataatttattataaatactTCAAACTTCCtctttttagaattttaatattatgattgagcttaaatatatttatttaggCCAAACtagttaaaaaatatattaacaccataaaaaaatctcattaatttagagtaaatttgttatacgtgtattagtttggaattttgtggtattaatccttaaaaaaaatcaatacagGTTATCCTTAAGTTGACAAGGTCACGAATCAGGTAATTTGGGCTAAAAGGATTTGGTCCTTTGGACTTAGGAtagcaagaagaagaatgatAACATTGATAAGTGGGTTGCAAAGAAGCGAGAATAAAAAGGTTGATAACAGCTGGAACGCACAGCCTAAGGagttaagaagaaaaagataccTCGCTCTCACAAAGCATCTTCTTCTTGTCTTCGTCATTTTCTTTGCCTGAACAGACCAGCGATTATAAATCGAGTCTTTCCGACGAATATTTATATAGTATAAAATTGTACCGTACATCATGTAACTATCAACAGTTAGACAATAATGATTGATAGAAAATGTCAGCCAATTAACCAATGTCAAACGAGAAATTTGAATAGTACTTTGACCTTTAATGGCAAGGTATTCTCATGGATGTGATACAAAGATCCATCCATAATACAAACGGAAGTTCTAGGTGCACTTGCTCCCCTCCATACTCTCTCACGGACACACTCTTTAATTCTTTGACAATTCTTTATTCTTTCCAACATATACCCTTATCTTATCTCAAGTTGTAGCAACATAAAAAGACATTTAAGGcataattcattattttatattcCTTTCTCTCGCTAGCATCCAAACAATTCTATAAGCTAATGCCTCTATTTCCTTTACCTTCTTTTCTCTcatgattatttgaaaattttctttttctcgttctttttctaattaatcACTTCTATCATGACATGATCTAATCGGTCTTGTCTTGTTTCCATTCAGCGGAAGAACAGGAAGGGAGAAAAATGAGACATCTGAGTAGGGAGAAGTCTCTAATAATGAAGCTCCAATGCCTGAAGCTTCTGAGGAGTCCTCAATAAATTGTGAAACCTTATTTGTTAGGAGATGATACATTGAATTTCCCAGCAACTTCATGGGATGACAGAGAGATCCAAAGGCTTgaaacttatttattttccgtgTGGAATGGAACACAAGTTGCTCAAAGTACAACTCAAATTCACGGGGAACTATCGAGTAATAGTAGTAGCCATCGTCTATGAAATAGTAAGATCATGTTATTGTACTCTTAGTAACTCGTGTTTCATTCTGTAACTAATGCTGCTTTCCTGTAAGTTTTGTCATGTGCCTCTCGAGAATTGTTTGGGGCTCCTGAAGTAAGTAATATTAAGAGTCGTTTCTCATTCTTGTCTTTGGCTACTTAACATCGAGAATGTGATGATCGATATATGACCATCCTGCTGGAGATAAAAACACCCTGTCATCTTGTTTTCGGTAGATCATGAATGTATTGGTTTAGGAGCCATCTCGTCCGTGCCTACTGTAGGAGGAAGCTGATGTTCGTCTCTCGAAGTTCCCATATTGCAAATATCACCAGGCAATTCCTGCATGATCGGGTTAACTCCACACCCAGCCTTAAGCCACTTCCGGCAAATCTTCAACTCTTATGCTGATTTTCATAGCTCATACATGACGGAACTAATTCAATGCGCTGTGGCACTTGGCcctccattaaaaaaaagatcttCCGATTTTCTTTTGCAGTGTGACTCGAAGCACGCATCCAGATAATCTCGAATTAAGTAAAAAACAATGGGCGATTACGTCCTGCTGCAGGACGTTGGTCAGCTGATACCTCACCGATGCAGCAGCAAAGCAGACTGATTATTAggagaaaatcaagagattgtCGGGCTGAGCAAAGTCCATAGGGCAAAGCGTCATGACGTATGTTGTCGCTCGAGCTGGCACAATGAGCATGAAATGTAACATATCTTGATTGCTAGAAATCGCAACATGCAAATTAGCGTCAGCTAAGGACATGATCAGCAGTAATCTGGTTAAGAGAAGCTCATAAAAGGTTTATAAAAATTGGGTTATCTATTCACTTCTGTTTTTAAACTGATAGACGGGTGCTAGTAATTCAAGGATTACTGTGTACTAATGAAAGAAAGTCAATCAAAATAAGGTTTCATGCTACAAGCGCACTCTATGACCCTCGTTTTGTTATTACAATGAGTGCAACGTATCAAGTCGTGTCAGTTTCGAATTAGTTATATCATTTCGAATTTGAAATTCTCTCGATAAATTtgtacctttttctttcttggtcCACACTCTTTTGCTTTCAATACATTCGGATCTTCTCTAGCTCCCTTTAAAGAATTATGAGGTTCAGAGAAGTTGGATAGAACTTGGAAAATAAGTTCGAGTGCACAGCTACATCGTGAATTGAAAATTCGTCTGGTCTGTTTTGCTTAAACGACTCCAATAATAAATGCAGTTGACTTTACAATTCTTTTTCTCCTCAATGAAATATTAGCGCAATTTGTAATGATTTCTGACTCGATCAAACACTGACTAAACCACTACTAAAAAGCTGTACATTCACTAATTGAATTCATACGGTTCTTCATTTTGTGCTTAGTCTTCTCTGTTAAATTGCGGACCcttgtattatatatataataaatttataaagtCGAGAACATCCTGCTAGtgaaagatatatatatatatatatatatatatatatatatatatatatatatatatataaatttacactaaaagaGTGGGACAAATATATTGAAAGTCCCAAAATTTGTTAAGAAAGagtaattgagtcataaaatcaaaatatgcaattactaggaaaagtgttaaaaaagtcctaaaccttttgtatttgtctcaatttagtcataaacctttttttgtgccaattaagtcctaaatatttttatgttgtgttaattcaatcatttccagccaattttagtCGGATTTTGCTTCTTGGGCCTTAAGTGACATGACCTAATCGGCACTAATTTGggcaacttttaataatattttaatttttttgaattatttttctttttctttttctttttttcttttcctccttcttcctccccgaTCGCTTGACCTCGGCAATCGGCCCGAAGGTGACAGGTTGGGGAGGttgacctcgcccggccacctcgccaatggccTTGCCTTTGGGCGGCGAGGGCAAGGTCGACCTTGACCCCGTCGACCGTCGCCTTTGGCTAGTCGCCGAGGTCCGACAGGCGGGCgggaggagagaaggagaagaagaaaaaataataaataataaattcaaaaattcaaaaatattaaaatattattaaaagttgtctacgTCGGGCTGATCAAGCCACGTCAACCAATCGGTGtgtagtcagcaaaatccggccaaaattggccggaaaagactaaattggcataatataaaaatgtttaggacttaattgacacaaaaaaaaaggtttaggactaaattggcacaaatgcaaaaggtttaggactttttaaacacttttccCTGCAATTacttatcacgaaagtgtaattaagtcataaaacttttaaaatgtgccatcaagtcataaaacttgtcaaattagtctAATCAAGTTCTTCCATTGATTGcgttttttgaaagttttaggagtaattatttttcataacaagttttgaAAGATATAACTTAAAAGATTCTTTCATGTGTGCTCACATTAGTCTTTGTCTTTGAACAATGGCGATGAAATTGCTGGATGTAGCAAGAAAGCATATGACCATATGCCAATTATTGACGCACGGCAAATGTTGCTCTACTCCTATGACCAAGAACTCGCGGTATATATCAGGGAGGTGAATATTATGAGAGGATTTTGGCTTTCTCTACCTGGAATTCTGTTCTCGTTTGACTAATTAAGTCAAAAAGACAATATCCACTCCAGTATCGATTCAGATCTTTGAAGGATCTCATAAAATATCTTCTATCGAGTTGCCAATCTATGTCCTCTTCAACTATTATGactgtttttttctctctagaATCACGGACTGATGTTAAACTTACACTTACCACATCTATGTGCCATTTGGCCCTTGCTGTAACTATGCTGAGTTCACACTTTGCAAGGTGTGCTCAGTATAGAAACCTCGTGCTTGCAAAAGTGCTTCAAAGTGTGAAGAATTTATCCACATAAAAGTTGTATTGTGGAGCCTGAACAATTACATATGTTATATGTTCAAACGCAGGAGCATCCCAATTGGCAAATCAAGAGCAGCTTCGTATATTTTCAAAAGTGAATAAATCTGTATCTTTTAAGGAAATTCCTTCGTGGCAGCTTATCAATCAGACATTGAGTTACACAAGAGAGTTGAAGCGGATTTTGTAGGACCTGCCACAGTGCGTGGTGATTTGCACTGGTATTTACACACTTCGAAGATTACTTATTTTGCGGTAATGGCATCTCATCCCTTTTGCCCATTTCGAGgaatttgatatttattttttaggtctataactttatttgatcattgtgatggattttatcTCAGCAATCATGTTGGTACTCATATCCATCATATTGTTGAGCGCAATTATGTATTTGTTCGGTAGGATATTTTCTCTGTCTAACCAGCTTGAAGCAGAAACTTGAATCAATGTTGTGACATGGAGAAAGTATAGTTTCTCGTAATCGATCTAATACTGTGAATAGACCTAGATacaattaggttttaatatgttGTTATAGTATAATCGAATCTGTGCACACTTGGTGACATCAATTGTCTTCGTTGGTGAAAGAGTTGCAAATCATTGACGTGGGAAGGCCAACTAGGGCTGCTCGTGTCCAGTTCAGTTTTTAGTTCAGTAAGTTGAAACAGCCACCAGCTGTGGGCTTGTGCTTGCTCTTGATTGATGGTATTTCAATGAGATGGCGTAGCAAAATCGTATCAgaaatttcttttccccttATATTTTCCTAACTTCCAGATTGGCCTCTGTGAGCATGTGATCTCGCTTTCTACATTTGCTGCATAAGCTCTCAAGACTGAGCAGAAAATGAATCTGGGGTTTGCAATTTGGTAGTCTTCCGTGATCCATGATGTAGCCTTTGCATGAAAGTCGTCGTCAATTTGCTTAATTGATACTTCTGGCGGATCCGGAAAGAACGAGAGGAAGAATTTAATGGGTGGGTGTCCAACAGTGGTCCCCCTCTTCTAAATCATGGTTTTATGATGAATTGACTCCTTGTCGTTGGGATGTGACCATGATTGAGGACCTCATCATACCGTATGATGATGTAATAACGAACGTCTGATAAGGAATTCCCAACCACCCAATGTTTCCAATTTCTGtgacttattttcttgtttattccattccattttatttcaaattatcgtaggcttttcttgtttcttttcaagTAGGCCCTCTACTCCACAGTGCACGTTTTGTTTCCATCTTTCCATACAGTCCTACTCGATCTTCAAGGAGACGATATTAATGAAGAGTTGGCAAGTGCAAAGATTTTTCCACCTCATTTTGAACTTTGGGAAACTGCATTTTCATTGGATTTGCATGCACAATGGACCACCAGCGAATGCTTGAGACCTATATAGAGGATGTACGACATAAGTTAAGAGTTGGTTTATGGGGAGAAAGACTAAATGTCATTCAGTTGCTGAATTGAATGTGTAAGCCCCACATCACCTGACTTCCTAAAAAAGTCGATTGTATCTTAATGCAGTGGGCCTCAATAGATGAAAATACTCGAGCTAACAGAAACAGACAGCTGATATATGTCGGCTCTGTAGAGGATCGACTCCTGTGTAGCACCAAATGCCAAACCGACAGGGCATCTTTCACACTAGAAGGAGATCAGTTTTTTTGGTGGACGACAGTGAGTGAAAATGATTGCATTACCCATCATCAAGAATAGATTTTACACTTGATCTTCACATAAGAAAAACTCATAAAACATCCTCTTGCATCATACTACGCATAGATATGGAGGAATGGGATAACTCTGAGCCAAATGAATGGGAGCAGCAATTGGATCAGCAGAAATCTACCTTTTATGATGGATATGTAAAACCTTAAGACTATTAGCTGGAAGAAAATGCTCACCCATGAGAGACTTATGGGCAGAAACAGAGACGAAGAATCATTGGGATTTTACCATTATTAGATGTCTCACTTTGGCAGCTTTCTGTTTAGGTGTGCGTTGCTTTCAGTACTTATTCTCAAAGAACTTAGCGTCTTTCCTTTCCTTGTTAGTACAGAGTAGTCTTCATCATACCCCAATTATTACTCTCCCCAACAGAGACACTCAAAACAATTTTGTGACAGAAGCAAAAGGcacaaattgcacaaattatctATAGCCATCTTCAGCAAGAGTCATCACTGTCGCACTATGACACTTGCTGGCGACACATCTCTGCAAGAtctgatctctctctccccctcttcaATATCTAAGGTGGAGATCACTAATTCTGGTTATGGCCTTCtggatatctttcttttcttttccttgctgAGGAATGTTAGTGAGCAGAAAGTAGGGTTGGGACTGTGCGGTTGTAGATAAAAAGGAGGTAATGTGAGCTTTGTATTCGTTGCATGTGCTTTTTGTTCTCCTGCTGAGATTTTTTCTGTAGTTCTTTTTGGACTTGCGGTTTGGCAATGCTCTATGTGATCTGTGATtgacaaaacaagaagaaaagtttgCTTGCATTGGTAATAACTGTTGTCATTAGCAGATGAAAAAATCTCTGAGCTTTGCAATATCTCAGGATTTTAGCCTCGACTTTGTTGGAAGGAAATGGTTGAGATCAGATTAGAGGAGGAACATCAGGGAGAAGAAAATAGGTCTTCATAATTTGCCAGGACGGTGAAAgagaagggagaaagaaaatgtCCTCTCGAttagaaggaaaaatagaactAGGACGAGATGGTGTCTTGGAAATGGATAATGACAATTAGTGCCCGAGGGTGTGAAGTTGAATCtaattgcttcatcttcattgtAACAGATGAAGATACTCTGAACTTGGGTACGATGGATGCTTCCCAGTTGCCTTTTTTAGTTTCCGCTCCTCAGGAAGCTTTGCATTATGATGAGCTCTCCATGAAAGAGAGTTTGAACTTTTCGGATAGCCTAAAGGTACATAACTACTGGTTACTTTTTCTggatttgccttaaaattcgaTTGATGTTCCGTTGTGTCCACATCTATCCATTTGTTATTTGTCTATGTTCATGAACAAGTTACTTTCCTCTATTTCTTTTCACCTATTAGATGATCAAATTCCTCACAATCTAGTTTACATCATGTTTGAATTTCAGGGTGAAAAAGGTTTGGATTTGTCTTGGATGCTAATTGTAATCTTTTTCTCTAATCAGGATTTGAAGGATCTTAGGAAGCAGTTATACTCAGCAGCTGAGTATTTTGAATTATCTTACAACAAACAAGATCAAAAACAAATGTGAGACACATAGGTTTTCACTTCATTATAATGTACCAGCTCGAGCATTTATTTATGTTGTGCACCTCGTTATTGGCTTTGACAATACTGCAGAGTGGTGAACACACTGAGAGATTATGCAACTAAAGCTTTCATCAGCACTGTGGATCACTTGGGCTCCATGACTTATAAGGTCAACTGTCTCCTGGATGACAAGATTGAGGAAGCATCTGCAATTGAGCTCAGATTCTCTTGTCTTCAACAGGTGTGTCATATAATTAGGTTTTCCTTGTTTTATAACATTAAGGATGCGAAGAGCTTGCATACCCTCTGATTTACCGTGTGCAGGGTCTAACAAATTGCAACTTACCAGGAAGAATTAAgttcttgaaaatttgaaattactctagataaACTCCATAACTCGTTGGATTATATTACATTGTAACAAACTAAGTTgcagagaaaaatatattctgaATAACAGAACAAATCCTGCTTCAACAATAATATGGAAAATGGCATTGAGAACAACTATCTTTCATACTGTTGACTTATTTATCACAgataatgaatataattttcaaCCCCATTTTTGTGTTTTAGAGACTCCGAATGTGTGACGTGTTCATAGACCATGGAGGCCTATCTCAGCAGTCACTAGCAATAAGAACTCCGAAGCACCACATGCGATATATCTTACCAGGCACACTTCCCTTTACAAGATTTGTCATTGGTTTATTAAGACCAAAAGATTGGAGTTGGCTCATGCTTAAAAACTTTCTTTCAGTTTTACAAGCTAAAGACGGTGGAGTCAGCAAGAATTTGCAATACTGCATGACAAATGAAGTAAATGGCGACATGTCGGCAGGTGAACATTGTATGACTTTAGCTACCACTACGCACATTTCAAAGAACAAGATTGGTCTATTAGATGTAAAAAATTCATGAGTCACAAAACTAGCTGATCTCTCCCTCATCATTTGCATGTGCTCAACTTATTCCATCAAAGAGCACAATACCTAATGCTACTACTGACGTActgataacttttttttttttgctttctttccaAAGACATTTATTCAAGAAATATAGAGACTTCTGCATCATTTGTCAGGTAACTTTTGATAGAATCTATGCTGATCATCCTAGTTTGGAAAAGACTCGATGCTGACGGTGGAACGCTGATGCTGGAGACGGCATTTGACAACACAGTTTCCACAGTCCACCCCAACCAGCATCTTTTCATTCATAAGTACTTCGTCCAACCAAAAAGCAGGTCCGTACACCCGACTTGAATGCCCCTGATTGCCATACGTAGCGCTTATTTACATAATGTTATCATAACCCCCTGTTATTGTATCATATATTGTGTAGTTAGACAAGCTACTAATACAAGCCGCACTTTTTCTAACCAGAAAAACGCACCTCCCCATTTCTATTTCAACTCGCACGTTTGGGTTCTCTCGTCGATAGATCTACATCTCCAAACCAGCCTAGTGCCAAAAAGCGAGTAAGCATCAATGAACTTCAATGCAGCTTAGCTAGTaagctttattttttgttggacATGTCTTGTGGACATGACCTCTTATGACTGAGTGTCTTATATGCCCACATGAACATCCAGTACCCACTGGAACCCCGAAGATCCACTTCAATGTCTACTCATGTTGAGAGGAACAGAAGAACTGATATCGAGCTATATTCCAGCGAGAACAGCCGTCTCTTCAAGTCCTTGGTTAGCATGCGGAAGTCAAGAAAGGACAGCAGGTTATACAAGTTCTTGGACGAAAACTAAGAAGAACAGGGGATAAAGGAAACTGGATAGACCCATATATCAGTTTCTGTGCATCAAGTGTACCTCAATATGTTGAAATTCGCTGGAAATACATTGATTATGTCATATAACTAAAAACATTTCAGATCAGACAGCTACAAATGAACTTGGCACTAGAACACCCCACATAAAAACAAGAGCTCGACTGTACAATTTCACGTGGGATAGGCAGAATATTCTTGTGCACTCCATCCAGATGCTTGACAGTAGCAATATATTTGATTGTGCAATAAATATGGTTCAAAATCCAAGATCAAAACTGGGACACTAAGCCTTCACTTTCAATGGATCTCTATCCCCCTCAGGGGTCATCTTTTCATCG
Protein-coding regions in this window:
- the LOC120286106 gene encoding protein ABIL3-like, whose protein sequence is MVSWKWIMTISARGCEVESNCFIFIVTDEDTLNLGTMDASQLPFLVSAPQEALHYDELSMKESLNFSDSLKDLKDLRKQLYSAAEYFELSYNKQDQKQIVVNTLRDYATKAFISTVDHLGSMTYKVNCLLDDKIEEASAIELRFSCLQQRLRMCDVFIDHGGLSQQSLAIRTPKHHMRYILPVLQAKDGGVSKNLQYCMTNEVNGDMSAGEHCMTLATTTHISKNKIGLLDVKNS
- the LOC120293604 gene encoding protein ABIL2-like, which codes for LSKDIYSRNIETSASFVRRRHLTTQFPQSTPTSIFSFISTSSNQKAEKRTSPFLFQLARLGSLVDRSTSPNQPSAKKRYPLEPRRSTSMSTHVERNRRTDIELYSSENSRLFKSLVSMRKSRKDSRLYKFLDEN